CCCCGCATAAGCAAACATAGCATAAGACCCCTATACTCCAAATATCAATTTCAGGTCCGTATTCTTGTTGTCTAACAAGCTCTGGAGCCAAGTAGAAATCAGATCCACAGAGGGATTTTGAACGTGCTACCTTATTTGAACTATCACTTGATATACACCGTTTAGCTAATCCAAAATCAGCAATTTTACAGCAAAAGAACTCAtcaatcaaaatattttcaggCTTTAGATCCCTATGAATAATTCCATTTTTGTGGATGAACTTTAGAGCATCTAGTAGGTTTATCATAATTTTCTGAACTATCTTTTCCTCCATTGCACCATTTGCAAGTACATATTGATATAAATCTCCGCCTTTGCAAAGTTCTAAAACCATTTTAACCTCATACTTATCCTCATCGATATGCTCAATATTGCTATCAATAATGCTTACTATATTCTGATGATCTTTCAAGAGTTTCATAATTTCAACTTCTTCAATTATTCGATCTATTGACACTTCATCTGTACTATAAATAACCTTCATTGCATATGGATGGTTTGTAGTTTTTTCATGGCAATAGAAAACCTCTGCAAATTGTCCAGTTCCAATAATTCCACCTATTCTATATCTTtcattgaaattattattgttaatatacTGTTTAACATTTAGACAGACTCCAAAACTTTGTTGAATTACATTTTCAATTGCTGACGTATTATTTCCCATTATTGGTTAGACACTCcattaaaacaaatttcaaatcGCCCTAATATACAAAAATCTTTGGATTATTTCTAATCcgaatatttattattatttataattatttaattcagaaGATCAATTAGTTGCAGTAATTTTCTAAAACTATGCCTTGAACCACATGTAGCATACCCGCGTATGTGTGGGgcaaagaaaatattaacttttcTTTCTAATTTTCAAAGTAGAAAATAGttcataatattttaaagagTATAATATTATGCATTTAGTACAATTATCTAGCAGATTGAAGCGATTTTAGAGGATCTTCATACCTAATTCCCAAACAAAACTGgttaattccaaattttcAGTGAATTATTAACTAATTTTGTAGATTGGCGGTAAtcataattttgatttatttgtaattaataGCTTCAAGTGTTATTTGACCAATTTAAATTTCTAAGAAAATTGTTTCAGATTATCAGAAATCCACAATTAAGGGCTATAATTGTAATAAAAGATGCGAAAGgtaaatttcttttttaatttaaagcCATTTTCTGAGAATCTGAAGAAAGAAAGCATTGAAGCCGTTAAGGAGGTTGCTGAGAGAATGATGGAGTGCTTAGAAACTTTTGGTGAAAGAATCGTCgatcagaaaaaaaaattttggCAGACAATTGATTATAAGCTTGTGAGACCAGCTGTCAGTAAAATCAACAGTTTTGAATTCTGGCTGGAAAATAACGGAGTAATGGAAATTCCTGATgtaatattgaaagaatatttatactTGATGGCATTAGTTGATGACTCAAAATTCATTGATGTAGATAAGGCGGAGGAAAGTATTTCAATAACTAATGAACCTATAGTCGTCGAAGATAATGAGCAAAAAGAAGCAAACATTGACTCACTAATTGCAGATATCAACTCAACAATTACTCAGACCAgagtaatattattggaggTTGAAAAGTTTGGAAAAATACTGGAGCAGAAGAAGACTCAACTCAACACCCGAATTAAGGGCCAACAAATCGTAGAAGTCTTTAGCCCAGTAATAGACGacttaaaaataaagtatgAACATATCAAAAGTGAAGGCACTATG
This Cryptosporidium parvum Iowa II chromosome 7, whole genome shotgun sequence DNA region includes the following protein-coding sequences:
- a CDS encoding calcium-dependent protein kinase 7 (CDPK)(CPK7); this translates as MGNNTSAIENVIQQSFGVCLNVKQYINNNNFNERYRIGGIIGTGQFAEVFYCHEKTTNHPYAMKVIYSTDEVSIDRIIEEVEIMKLLKDHQNIVSIIDSNIEHIDEDKYEVKMVLELCKGGDLYQYVLANGAMEEKIVQKIMINLLDALKFIHKNGIIHRDLKPENILIDEFFCCKIADFGLAKRCISSDSSNKVARSKSLCGSDFYLAPELVRQQEYGPEIDIWSIGVLCYVCLCGGLPFHDNRAFDLYHKIVERGVNSYLFAQPAWKNVSSAAQHFVQWLLESDPKKRPTAENALNHRWLRTSFAKQGIQTSTNPFNRAGHKNSLSIGVDSSPVTTQSYENRNHISNHVYDIYKY